A single region of the Spirochaetaceae bacterium genome encodes:
- the hisF gene encoding imidazole glycerol phosphate synthase subunit HisF, whose translation MSDATSAADANGGARDGLAKRVIVCLDVRDGKTTKGVRFLDNKVVGDPVAMAQQYYRDGVDELVFYDITASAERRGIMLDVVRRVAEQIFIPFAVGGGIGSVADMRAVLLAGAEKVSVNSQAVRNPHIISEGAAAFGTQCIVLGLDAKKDAAMPSGYRVMIDGMRRATGLDALEWAQRAQQLGAGEVVLNAIDTDGVQAGYEMEVTRLLADALTIPVVASGGAGTPDHLYEVLENAHADAALVASMVHFGTYTVREIKRALAARGVCIREP comes from the coding sequence GTGAGCGACGCGACGAGCGCGGCGGACGCGAACGGCGGCGCCCGCGACGGGCTGGCGAAGCGGGTGATCGTGTGCCTGGACGTACGCGACGGCAAGACCACCAAGGGGGTACGCTTCCTCGACAACAAGGTGGTGGGCGACCCGGTCGCCATGGCGCAGCAGTACTACCGGGACGGCGTCGACGAACTGGTGTTCTACGACATCACCGCATCCGCCGAGCGGCGCGGAATCATGCTCGACGTGGTGCGCCGGGTGGCGGAGCAGATCTTCATTCCGTTTGCGGTGGGCGGCGGCATCGGGTCGGTGGCGGATATGCGGGCGGTGCTGCTCGCGGGCGCCGAGAAGGTGTCGGTGAACTCGCAGGCGGTGCGCAATCCGCACATCATCAGCGAAGGGGCGGCGGCGTTCGGCACGCAGTGCATCGTGCTCGGCCTCGATGCCAAGAAGGACGCCGCCATGCCGAGCGGGTACCGCGTGATGATCGACGGCATGCGCCGCGCTACCGGGCTCGACGCACTGGAGTGGGCGCAGCGCGCGCAGCAGCTTGGCGCCGGCGAGGTAGTGCTCAACGCGATCGACACCGATGGCGTGCAGGCCGGCTACGAGATGGAGGTGACGCGCCTGCTCGCAGACGCGTTGACCATTCCGGTGGTCGCCTCCGGCGGCGCCGGCACCCCCGATCACCTGTACGAGGTGTTGGAGAACGCGCACGCCGACGCCGCGCTGGTGGCGTCGATGGTGCACTTCGGCACCTACACGGTGCGGGAGATCAAGCGCGCGCTCGCCGCCCGCGGCGTGTGCATCCGCGAGCCGTGA
- a CDS encoding zinc ribbon domain-containing protein has protein sequence MPTYDYECSDGHRFEHLQSITAEPLTECLICGEPVRRLIGGGTGIIFKGSGFYVTDSKNGSRAKKESAKDTDGKPDKDKDKAPKSETGSGSDSASSSGDKPNKPDKPAKTAAAT, from the coding sequence ATGCCCACCTACGACTATGAGTGCTCGGACGGACATCGGTTCGAACACCTGCAGTCGATAACCGCCGAACCCCTGACCGAGTGCCTGATTTGCGGTGAGCCGGTACGCCGGCTGATCGGTGGCGGCACCGGCATCATCTTCAAGGGTTCCGGCTTCTACGTCACCGACTCCAAGAACGGCAGCCGCGCCAAGAAGGAGTCCGCCAAGGACACCGACGGCAAACCGGACAAGGACAAGGACAAGGCGCCCAAGAGCGAAACAGGGAGCGGGTCCGACTCCGCCTCCTCCTCGGGCGACAAACCCAACAAACCCGACAAGCCCGCCAAGACCGCGGCGGCTACCTGA